GCGCTGTTCCGCCTGCTGGAGTTTCACCTGTCCCTGGCGCGCCAGTTGCACGCCGCGTTCGAATTCATTCAGGGCATCTTCAAGCGGAAGATCGCCGCTTTCAAGACGAGTGACAATCTGTTCCAGTTCGCTCAGCGCGGTTTCGAAGCTGGCGGGTGCGTCGTTTTTCTTTGGCATAGTGAATGTC
The nucleotide sequence above comes from Kosakonia sp. H02. Encoded proteins:
- the xseB gene encoding exodeoxyribonuclease VII small subunit, which produces MPKKNDAPASFETALSELEQIVTRLESGDLPLEDALNEFERGVQLARQGQVKLQQAEQRVQILLSDNEEAPLTPFAPDAE